A genomic stretch from Eretmochelys imbricata isolate rEreImb1 chromosome 24, rEreImb1.hap1, whole genome shotgun sequence includes:
- the APOA2 gene encoding apolipoprotein A-II yields the protein MKVLVLAMVLLCVCSLEGAVVMRDAETPSSSLSDVFSQYFQTVSEYLSKQLPEKVKAEEIKTQAKAYLEQANEQFSPIAKRLHTEFMDLLTQLVETGKKAVQQ from the exons ATGAAGGTCTTGGTCTTGGCCATGGTACTGCTCTGTGTGTGCAGCttggaag GTGCTGTGGTGATGCGCGACGCAGAAACCCCAAGCTCCAGCCTCTCGGATGTCTTCTCCCAGTATTTCCAGACGGTGTCTGAATACTTGAGCAAACAGTTGCCAGAGAAGGTGAAGGCCGAGGAGATAAAGACCCAGGCAAA GGCTTATCTGGAGCAGGCCAATGAGCAGTTTTCGCCTATCGCCAAGCGGCTGCACACCGAATTCATGGACCTCCTCACCCAGCTGGTGGAGACCGGGAAGAAGGCTGTGCAGCAGTGA